In Oryza sativa Japonica Group chromosome 2, ASM3414082v1, the following are encoded in one genomic region:
- the LOC4330459 gene encoding pheophytinase, chloroplastic isoform X3: MSVACAAALPTASARRRHRGSPQTALEGGKLVMMQRRDLVTKGVTLSVCCSMLSSSNSSAQALERLPFKADGYNFWTWRGRRIHYVEQGAGQPIVLIHGFGASAFHWRYNIPELAKKYKVYAIDLLGFGWSEKALVEYEATIWMEQVRDFLRDVVKDPAVIVGNSLGGFTTLFAATEVPELVRGVVLLNSAGQFGDPNRPPEAAEAAAGEESAVTRLVVRPLKEAFQRVVLGFLFWQAKQPARVEKVLKSVYKDATNVDEYLIGSITAPTADPNAGEVYYRLMSRFMANQSRYTLDRLLGKLSCPLLLLWGDLDPWVGPAKAAQIKKFYQDTTVVNLQAGHCPHDEAPEQFNGALLEWLASLDAGKPADQPEPALQSV; the protein is encoded by the exons ATGTCGGTCGCGTGCGCGGCCGCCCTCCcgaccgcctccgcgcgccgccgccaccgcggctcCCCGCAGACCGCCCTCGAAG GAGGCAAGCTGGTGATGATGCAGAGGAGGGACCTCGTGACCAAGGGGGTCACCCTCTCCGTCTGCTGCTCTATGCTCTCCTCCTCCAACAGCTCTGCCCAAG CATTGGAGAGGTTGCCGTTCAAGGCTGATGGATACAACTTCTGGACATGGAGGGGTCGCCGGATACATTACGTCGAGCAAGGCGCTGGCCAGCCCATCGTGCTCATCCACGGATTCGGCGCCTCCGCGTTCCATTGGAG GTACAATATACCAGAGCTGGCCAAGAAGTACAAGGTGTACGCCATTGACCTGCTCGGATTCGGCTGGAGCGAGAAGGCGCTGGTGGAGTACGAGGCCACCATCTGGATGGAGCAGGTCCGCGACTTCCTCCGGGACGTCGTCAAGGACCCGGCCGTCATCGTCGGCAACAGCCTCGGCGGCTTCACGACGCTGTTCGCGGCGACCGAGGTGCCGGAGCTGGTCCGTGGCGTCGTGCTGCTCAACTCCGCCGGACAGTTCGGCGACCCCAACCGCCCgcccgaggcggcggaggcggcggcgggggaggagagcgCGGTGACCAGGCTCGTCGTGAGGCCGCTCAAGGAGGCGTTCCAGCGCGTCGTGCTCGGGTTCCTCTTCTGGCAGGCCAAGCAGCCGGCGAGGGTCGAGAAGGTCCTCAAGAGC GTGTACAAGGATGCGACCAACGTCGACGAATACCTGATCGGGTCCatcacggcgccgacggcggacCCGAACGCCGGCGAGGTGTACTACAGGCTGATGTCGCGGTTCATGGCGAACCAGAGCCGGTACACGCTGGACAGGCTGCTGGGCAAGCTGTCGtgcccgctgctgctgctgtggggGGACCTCGACCCGTGGGTCGggccggcgaaggcggcgcagaTCAAGAAGTTCTACCAGGACACCACCGTCGTCAACCTCCAGGCCGGCCATTGCCCCCACGACGAGGCGCCGGAGCAGTTCAACGGGGCGCTGCTCGAGTGGCTCGCCTCCCTCGACGCCGGCAAGCCGGCGGATCAGCCGGAGCCCGCTCTCCAATCCGTGTGA
- the LOC4330459 gene encoding pheophytinase, chloroplastic isoform X2, translated as MSVACAAALPTASARRRHRGSPQTALEGGGKLVMMQRRDLVTKGVTLSVCCSMLSSSNSSAQALERLPFKADGYNFWTWRGRRIHYVEQGAGQPIVLIHGFGASAFHWRYNIPELAKKYKVYAIDLLGFGWSEKALVEYEATIWMEQVRDFLRDVVKDPAVIVGNSLGGFTTLFAATEVPELVRGVVLLNSAGQFGDPNRPPEAAEAAAGEESAVTRLVVRPLKEAFQRVVLGFLFWQAKQPARVEKVLKSVYKDATNVDEYLIGSITAPTADPNAGEVYYRLMSRFMANQSRYTLDRLLGKLSCPLLLLWGDLDPWVGPAKAAQIKKFYQDTTVVNLQAGHCPHDEAPEQFNGALLEWLASLDAGKPADQPEPALQSV; from the exons ATGTCGGTCGCGTGCGCGGCCGCCCTCCcgaccgcctccgcgcgccgccgccaccgcggctcCCCGCAGACCGCCCTCGAAG GAGGAGGCAAGCTGGTGATGATGCAGAGGAGGGACCTCGTGACCAAGGGGGTCACCCTCTCCGTCTGCTGCTCTATGCTCTCCTCCTCCAACAGCTCTGCCCAAG CATTGGAGAGGTTGCCGTTCAAGGCTGATGGATACAACTTCTGGACATGGAGGGGTCGCCGGATACATTACGTCGAGCAAGGCGCTGGCCAGCCCATCGTGCTCATCCACGGATTCGGCGCCTCCGCGTTCCATTGGAG GTACAATATACCAGAGCTGGCCAAGAAGTACAAGGTGTACGCCATTGACCTGCTCGGATTCGGCTGGAGCGAGAAGGCGCTGGTGGAGTACGAGGCCACCATCTGGATGGAGCAGGTCCGCGACTTCCTCCGGGACGTCGTCAAGGACCCGGCCGTCATCGTCGGCAACAGCCTCGGCGGCTTCACGACGCTGTTCGCGGCGACCGAGGTGCCGGAGCTGGTCCGTGGCGTCGTGCTGCTCAACTCCGCCGGACAGTTCGGCGACCCCAACCGCCCgcccgaggcggcggaggcggcggcgggggaggagagcgCGGTGACCAGGCTCGTCGTGAGGCCGCTCAAGGAGGCGTTCCAGCGCGTCGTGCTCGGGTTCCTCTTCTGGCAGGCCAAGCAGCCGGCGAGGGTCGAGAAGGTCCTCAAGAGC GTGTACAAGGATGCGACCAACGTCGACGAATACCTGATCGGGTCCatcacggcgccgacggcggacCCGAACGCCGGCGAGGTGTACTACAGGCTGATGTCGCGGTTCATGGCGAACCAGAGCCGGTACACGCTGGACAGGCTGCTGGGCAAGCTGTCGtgcccgctgctgctgctgtggggGGACCTCGACCCGTGGGTCGggccggcgaaggcggcgcagaTCAAGAAGTTCTACCAGGACACCACCGTCGTCAACCTCCAGGCCGGCCATTGCCCCCACGACGAGGCGCCGGAGCAGTTCAACGGGGCGCTGCTCGAGTGGCTCGCCTCCCTCGACGCCGGCAAGCCGGCGGATCAGCCGGAGCCCGCTCTCCAATCCGTGTGA
- the LOC4330459 gene encoding pheophytinase, chloroplastic isoform X1, whose translation MSVACAAALPTASARRRHRGSPQTALEGTASWFIFYFFPFLFVFYFTLRAAFFDFLVRGGGKLVMMQRRDLVTKGVTLSVCCSMLSSSNSSAQALERLPFKADGYNFWTWRGRRIHYVEQGAGQPIVLIHGFGASAFHWRYNIPELAKKYKVYAIDLLGFGWSEKALVEYEATIWMEQVRDFLRDVVKDPAVIVGNSLGGFTTLFAATEVPELVRGVVLLNSAGQFGDPNRPPEAAEAAAGEESAVTRLVVRPLKEAFQRVVLGFLFWQAKQPARVEKVLKSVYKDATNVDEYLIGSITAPTADPNAGEVYYRLMSRFMANQSRYTLDRLLGKLSCPLLLLWGDLDPWVGPAKAAQIKKFYQDTTVVNLQAGHCPHDEAPEQFNGALLEWLASLDAGKPADQPEPALQSV comes from the exons ATGTCGGTCGCGTGCGCGGCCGCCCTCCcgaccgcctccgcgcgccgccgccaccgcggctcCCCGCAGACCGCCCTCGAAGGTACCGCATCTtggttcattttttatttttttccatttttatttgtattttattttacctTGCGGGCGGCTTTTTTTGATTTCTTGGTACGAGGAGGAGGCAAGCTGGTGATGATGCAGAGGAGGGACCTCGTGACCAAGGGGGTCACCCTCTCCGTCTGCTGCTCTATGCTCTCCTCCTCCAACAGCTCTGCCCAAG CATTGGAGAGGTTGCCGTTCAAGGCTGATGGATACAACTTCTGGACATGGAGGGGTCGCCGGATACATTACGTCGAGCAAGGCGCTGGCCAGCCCATCGTGCTCATCCACGGATTCGGCGCCTCCGCGTTCCATTGGAG GTACAATATACCAGAGCTGGCCAAGAAGTACAAGGTGTACGCCATTGACCTGCTCGGATTCGGCTGGAGCGAGAAGGCGCTGGTGGAGTACGAGGCCACCATCTGGATGGAGCAGGTCCGCGACTTCCTCCGGGACGTCGTCAAGGACCCGGCCGTCATCGTCGGCAACAGCCTCGGCGGCTTCACGACGCTGTTCGCGGCGACCGAGGTGCCGGAGCTGGTCCGTGGCGTCGTGCTGCTCAACTCCGCCGGACAGTTCGGCGACCCCAACCGCCCgcccgaggcggcggaggcggcggcgggggaggagagcgCGGTGACCAGGCTCGTCGTGAGGCCGCTCAAGGAGGCGTTCCAGCGCGTCGTGCTCGGGTTCCTCTTCTGGCAGGCCAAGCAGCCGGCGAGGGTCGAGAAGGTCCTCAAGAGC GTGTACAAGGATGCGACCAACGTCGACGAATACCTGATCGGGTCCatcacggcgccgacggcggacCCGAACGCCGGCGAGGTGTACTACAGGCTGATGTCGCGGTTCATGGCGAACCAGAGCCGGTACACGCTGGACAGGCTGCTGGGCAAGCTGTCGtgcccgctgctgctgctgtggggGGACCTCGACCCGTGGGTCGggccggcgaaggcggcgcagaTCAAGAAGTTCTACCAGGACACCACCGTCGTCAACCTCCAGGCCGGCCATTGCCCCCACGACGAGGCGCCGGAGCAGTTCAACGGGGCGCTGCTCGAGTGGCTCGCCTCCCTCGACGCCGGCAAGCCGGCGGATCAGCCGGAGCCCGCTCTCCAATCCGTGTGA